A genomic window from Fusarium verticillioides 7600 chromosome 5, whole genome shotgun sequence includes:
- a CDS encoding hypothetical protein (At least one base has a quality score < 10) — MASVDDIFKSSGISGKRKLDPIRDPNEIYKSAKINANGSNRHAQVKDAPDEDEDMEAGPAPPPTDDEDFGPDLPPDDDEGRFFGGGITKQESEILDYVEEADAGQAPEKIDVAWLRKTLTNLERHINKNAELRAKFEDQPQKFIGSEADLDADIKGLSLLSEHPELYPEFVKLECVASVVGLLAHENTDIAIDAIEIMGELTDEDVAAEDEQWNVLVDAMMEADLLSLLVSNFSRLNEDDESDRNGIYHALGLIENLCSRQSVAERVGEDEKLLQWLLQRIQRKEDTVSQNKQYAAEILAILAQMSVANRTKLIDLDAVDLLLQLIAPYRRRDPDKGGDEEEYMENIFASLTCLADEAAGKTKFIDAEGVELCLIMLKEGKKSKPPALRLLNHAAGGIAGVDVCKKIVEAGGLKGLFTLFMKTQDHRLAEHLVEIFASMLRLLPANSAERIRTLAKFVEKDYEKISKLIKFRRDYVARISLAEQQNDAEKATTSEDDREAAELEWLSRRIDAGLFTLQTIDTVLAWLVAEDTGAARKIRQILAERDEKVSVIGRTLKEQLDALDTTEENQDLRDMLSTLAEFVQ; from the exons ATGGCGagcgttgatgatattttcAAG AGCTCAGGCATTTCGGGGAAACGCAAGCTTGATCCCATTCGAGATCCAA ATGAGATCTACAAATCAGCAAAGATAAACGCCAACGGCTCGAATCGCCATGCCCAAGTCAAGGATGCGccagacgaagacgaagacatGGAAGCTGGCCCAGCACCTCCTCCCACCGACGACGAAGATTTCGGTCCCGACCTACCTCccgacgatgacgaaggtCGCTTCTTCGGCGGTGGTATCACAAAACAAGAATCAGAGATCCTCGATTACGTAGAGGAAGCCGATGCTGGCCAAGCGCCTGAAAAGATCGATGTAGCATGGTTGCGAAAAACGCTAACCAACCTGGAGAGGCACATCAACAAGAACGCCGAGCTTCGTGCCAAGTTCGAAGACCAACCGCAGAAGTTTATTGGCAGTGAGGCTGATCTAGATGCCGACATCAAGGGGCTGTCGCTGCTGTCTGAACATCCTGAACTGTACCCTGAGTTCGTCAAGCTAGAGTGCGTAGCTAGTGTTGTCGGTCTGCTGGCGCACGAGAACACCGATATTGCCATCGATGCGATCGAGATTATGGGCGAGTTGACAGACGAAGACGTCGCGGCGGAGGATGAGCAGTGGAATGTGCTGGTagatgccatgatggaggcaGATCTCCTCAGTTTACTGGTCTCCAACTTCTCACGCCTgaacgaggatgatgaatcaGATCGCAACGGTATCTACCATGCCCTAGGACTCATCGAGAACTTGTGCTCCCGACAATCAGTCGCTGAGCgcgttggagaagatgagaagctttTACAATGGCTCCTCCAACGCATCCAACGAAAGGAAGACACTGTCTCCCAAAACAAGCAATACGCTGCAGAAATCCTAGCCATCCTCGCCCAAATGTCCGTCGCAAACCGCACGAAACTCATAGACCTCGATGCCGTCGActtgcttctccagctcatcgCTCCCTACCGACGACGCGATCCCGACAAGggcggcgatgaagaagagtacATGGAGAACATATTCGCATCCCTAACATGCCTAGCAGATGAAGCTGCAGGAAAGACAAAATTCATCGACGCAGAAGGTGTAGAACTCTGTCTTATCATGCTCAAAGAGGGAAAGAAGAGCAAACCACCTGCTCTTCGTCTCCTCAACCACGCTGCAGGCGGTATCGCCGGTGTAGACGTCTGTAAAAAGATTGTCGAGGCCGGTGGTCTCAAGGGTCTTTTTACCCTCTTCATGAAGACGCAAGATCATCGCTTAGCAGAACATCTGGTCGAGATCTTCGCCTCAATGCTACGCCTCCTACCAGCTAATTCCGCGGAGAGGATACGAACACTAGCCAAGTTTGTGGAAAAGGACTACGAAAAgatctccaaactcatcaaattCCGACGAGACTACGTCGCTCGCATTTCACTAGCAGAGCAGCAAAATGACGCTGAGAAAGCCACTACTTCAGAAGATGACCGTGAAGCAGCAGAGCTAGAATGGCTATCGCGGAGAATCGACGCCGGTCTCTTCACACTACAGACCATCGATACAGTTCTCGCGTGGTTAGTAGCAGAAGACACAGGAGCAGCACGCAAGATCAGACAAATCCT
- a CDS encoding translation factor GUF1, mitochondrial: MSLAWSAGRAWSRQCLSQALTPRIYANLRRYATKPTPAELEARIAAIPIERYRNFCIVAHIDHGKSTLSDRLLEYTGTISASDANKQILDKLDVERERGITVKAQTCTMIHKHNGQDYLLHLVDTPGHVDFRAEVTRSYASCGGALLLVDASQGIQAQTVSNFHLAFAQDLALVPVVNKIDMPAADVPRVLQQMKDSFELDPKDAIMLSAKTGKGVPDVLPAVIERIPHPVGDEKKPLKMMLVDSWYDNFRGVVLLVRLFDGAIKAGDNVVSLGTGMKYTVGQVGIQYPHAIPQATLSAGQVGYVYFNPGMKKIQDAKLGDTFTFVGSEEKVEPYPGFEEPKPMVFVAAFPTDQSDYSRLADSIGQLVLNDRSVTLQKDHSEALGAGWRLGFLGSLHCSVFQDRLRQEHGKSVILTEPTVPSKIIWPDGSEEIVSNPALFPETSNPKVKQSQLFEPYVTATITMPEEYLGRVIELCEANRGEQKSLEFFHTTQVILQYEIPTAQLVDDLFGKLKSVTKGYATLDYEDAGWRESNLVKLQLLVNRQPVDAICKVVHSSQVDRLGRQWVTKFKEHVDRQHFEVVIQATAGNRIVARETIKPFRKDVLAKLHAADVSRRRKLLEKQKEGRKRLRAVGNVIIDQSAFQSFMSR, from the exons ATGAGCCTCGCTTGGAGCGCTGGCCGTGCCTGGAGTCGGCAATGCCTCTCACAAGCGCTCACACCGAGGATATACGCAAACCTGCGTCGATACGCCACGAAACCTACGCCCGCTGAACTCGAAGCCCGAATCGCCGCCATCCCCATCGAGAGATACCGTAATTTCTGCATCGTGGCGCATATTGACCATGGGAAGAGTACGCTGAGCGATCGGTTGTTGGAGTACACTGGTACGATATCTGCTAGCGATGCGAATAAGCAGATTCtggacaagcttgatgtAGAGCGGGAGCGAGGTATTACCGTCAAGGCGCAGACGTGTACTATGATCCACAAGCACAATGGGCAAGATtatctgcttcatcttgttgatacgCCTGGGCACGTGGACTTTAGAGCTGAAGTTACAAGATCGTATGCTAGTTGCGGTGGAGCGTTGCTTCTCGTTGATGCATCGCAGGGTATTCAGGCACAGACTGTGTCAAACTTCCATCTTGCGTTTGCGCAGGATCTGGCGCTTGTTCCGGTGGTGAACAAGATCGACATGCCAGCTGCAGATGTACCGCGAGTACTACAACAAATGAAGGATAGTTTTGAGCTCGACCCCAAAGACGCTATTATGCTCAGCGCCAAAACGGGGAAGGGTGTGCCGGATGTTTTGCCCGCTGTTATAGAGAGGATTCCTCATCCTGtcggcgacgagaagaagccgctgaagatgatgttggtggatTCATGGTACGATAACTTCCGCGGTGTAgtgctgctggtgaggcTCTTCGATGGTGCGATCAAAGCGGGTGATAACGTTGTTTCTCTGGGGACAGGGATGAAGTACACTGTTGGACAGGTTGGTATTCAGTATCCGCATGCTATTCCTCAAGCGACTCTCAGCGCCGGACAAGTTGGCTACGTGTACTTCAACCCaggtatgaagaagatccaagaTGCTAAGCTAGGCGATACATTCACCTTCGTCGGGTCCGAAGAAAAAGTCGAGCCGTACCCTGGTTTCGAGGAGCCCAAGCCCATGGTCTTCGTCGCAGCGTTCCCCACGGACCAAAGTGACTACAGTCGTTTGGCTGATAGTATCGGGCAGCTCGTACTTAATGACAGGAGTGTTACGCTGCAGAAGGATCACTCTGAAGCCCTCGGTGCAGGCTGGCGATTAGGCTTCTTGGGCAGTTTGCACTGCTCTGTGTTCCAGGATCGGTTGAGGCAGGAACATGgtaagagtgttattttgacGGAGCCGACTGTGCCGTCGAAGATTATATGGCCTGATGGGTCGGAGGAGATAGTGTCGAATCCGGCGCTGTTTCCGGAGACAAGTAATCCGAAAGTGAAGCAGTCACAGCTGTTCGAGCC ATATGTCACTGCTACAATCACCATGCCAGAGGAATATCTCGGACGCGTGATTGAGCTCTGCGAAGCGAATCGTGGAGAACAGAAGAGTTTAGAGTTCTTCCATACCACGCAGGTTATTCTACAGTACGAGATTCCAACGGCTCAATTAGTCGATGATCTGTTTGGAAAGCTCAAGAGCGTAAC CAAGGGATACGCGACGCTGGATTATGAAGATGCAGGTTGGCGGGAGAGTAACCTTGTCAAGTTGCAGCTGTTGGTGAACAGACAGCCTGTCGATGCGATTTGTAAGGTCGTTCATTCATCGCAGGTTGATAGGCTTGGGAGACAGTGGGttaccaagttcaaggagCATGTTGATCGTCAACATTTCG AGGTCGTTATCCAAGCTACAGCAGGTAATCGCATCGTAGCGCGAGAAACCATCAAGCCCTTCCGTAAGGATGTTCTTGCAAAGTTACATGCTGCTGATgtatcgagaagaagaaagctgCTGGAGAAACAAAAGGAGGGTAGGAAGAGGTTACGCGCTGTGGGTAATGTCATTATCGACCAGTCGGCCTTCCAGAGCTTCATGTCGAGATGA
- a CDS encoding hypothetical protein (At least one base has a quality score < 10) — MPHAENEGTDSTEPKKLILCFDGTGNTFSGSNADTNVVKILRKLDRNNKNQFHYYQTGIGTYDINEKSVNKGILGEFGSNISKTIDQGFGTTFDAHVIAGYRFLMRYYETNAKIYVFGFSRGAYTAKFLARMVNKVGLLCKGNEEMVPFAYRLYQRYLQGEIKDSEHAQCTSKHGSSEADAPANCDTTQLLGTKPEDVSEETQDASNEIEAFSQTFCRKETNRAGEEENIKVFFLGIWDCVASVAVLERKAKMPVPVTGTATHVRHAVAVDERRVKFKPALLAQDIRAAVHSHDDEEDIKEVWFPGNHGDVGGGWPAQPDEQEDEAEKPSFWGRIKNAWLTRKAGKASQNLNKDRFQMSDIPLEWMIREVKKCGEMDKSLQAGVHWCHSLKPFEKSMEDPAKRREATHGFMHDCLAFGYGTAFFKVLMWKFMEWLPFLTRWELDDTTDANVKLLGWKPVTFPPNKGSYRDIPRGAVLHQSLLDRLQEFSSYTPGNNHGDKSNACFKGRNKALVYNEKEVEGLSEDAKAKKLSESHFKIHSERDTLVWEDDKRHQTYDFNPHFKGALHPAIVQ; from the exons ATGCCTCACGCTGAGAACGAAGGCACTGATTCTACGgagcccaagaagctcatcctgTGCTTTGACGGCACGGGAAACACGTTCAGTGGCTCCAATGCTGATAccaatgttgtcaagatccttcgAAAGTTGGATCGAAACAACAAGAACCAGTTCCACTACTACCAGA CTGGAATTGGAACATACGATATCAATGAGAAGTCTGTGAACAAGGGCATCCTTGGTGAATTTGGTAGTAATATCTCAAAGACGATCGATCAAGGCTTCGGCACCACTTTTGACGCTCATGTCATTGCTGGCTACCGCTTTCTCATGCGTTACTACGAAACC AACGCAAAGATCtacgtctttggcttcagccGAGGCGCCTACAcagccaagttcctcgcCAGAATGGTCAACAAGGTCGGTCTCCTCTGCAAAGGCAACGAGGAGATGGTCCCCTTTGCCTACCGTCTTTATCAGCGCTATCTCCAAGGCGAGATAAAAGACAGCGAGCATGCGCAGTGCACTTCCAAGCACGGCAGCTCAGAGGCAGACGCTCCCGCAAATTGCGACACCACACAGCTTCTGGGCACAAAGCCTGAAGATGTGAGTGAAGAGACGCAGGATGCTTCCAACGAGATTGAGGCGTTTAGTCAGACATTCTGTCGCAAGGAGACTAACCGCGccggtgaagaggagaacatCAAGGTGTTCTTCCTCGGAATCTGGGACTGCGTCGCCTCGGTTGCTGTTCTCGAGCGTAAAGCAAAGATGCCCGTTCCTGTAACGGGTACAGCGACACATGTCCGTCACGCCGTAGCCGTTGACGAGCGTCGCGTCAAGTTCAAGCCCGCTCTGCTAGCGCAGGACATCAGAGCCGCAGTGCACAGccacgacgacgaagaagacattAAAGAAGTCTGGTTCCCAGGCAACCACGGCGACGTCGGTGGCGGATGGCCCGCACAGCCCGATGAGcaggaagatgaagctgagaagccGTCTTTCTGGGGCCGTATCAAGAACGCGTGGCTGACGAGAAAAGCTGGCAAGGCGAGCCAGAACCTGAACAAGGATAGGTTTCAGATGAGTGACATTCCACTTGAGTGGATGATTCGCGAGGTCAAGAAGTGTGGCGAGATGGACAAGTCGCTGCAGGCGGGCGTGCATTGGTGTCATAGCCTCAAGCCGTTTGAGAAGAGTATGGAGGATCCTGCCAAGCGAAGAGAAGCGACGCATGGATTCATGCACGACTGTCTCGCTTTTGGCTACGGAacagccttcttcaaagTCCTCATGTGGAAATTCATGG AATGGCTCCCTTTCTTAACGCGCTGGGAACTCGACGACACAACAGACGCCAACGTCAAGCTCCTCGGCTGGAAGCCCGTGACATTCCCTCCCAACAAAGGTTCGTACCGTGACATTCCGCGCGGTGCAGTTCTGCATCAGTCTCTTTTGGACCGACTGCAGGAATTCTCGAGCTACACGCCTGGAAACAACCACGGCGACAAGTCGAATGCCTGTTTCAAGGGTCGGAACAAGGCGTTGGTGTATAatgagaaggaggttgaggggtTGTCGGAGGATgcgaaggcgaagaagttgagtGAATCCCATTTTAAGATACACTCCGAGAGAGATACGTTGGTGTGGGAGGATGATAAGAGGCATCAGACGTATGACTTTAATCCTCATTTCAAAGGTGCTCTGCATCCTGCAATTGTTCAGTAG
- a CDS encoding hypothetical protein (At least one base has a quality score < 10): MLSPAISTTISTSGRARASCEPCRSRKVRCSGEYPVCSKCTASNRGCIYSLQKRAGRPKRPCVIARAPASPAQEDDRGPSPAQSNAARIPTVTEEPPSPHRTNTDIPPYLTDFESFAPAQSHSDILTQTDINASCACLSILYLLLNRLGVRTELIVPDDLATLRNTFERATDVLECSKCPMRFSSVLQNAGILGILCVCIAESYVRLIKTIDARAIEATGKGEKLKVALNPLGQSLTAGDTVLVPIEVSPEQWKSLMYNVVKSEIFGIENHRDKSFLAFIERLEERQTRWHALPTAPDCPPTYQSACSSSDELPLCLTITKAARKVLDPIASTLE; the protein is encoded by the exons ATGCTATCGCCGGCGATATCCACTACAATCTCTACATCCGGTAGGGCTAGAGCTTCCTGCGAGCCATGTA GATCGCGAAAGGTCCGATGCTCAGGAGAATACCCGGTGTGTTCGAAATGCACCGCTTCTAATCGAGGATGTATTTACTCTCTGCAGAAACGCGCTGGCAGACCCAAGAGGCCCTGCGTGATAGCGCGCGCCCCGGCCAGTCCTGCTCAAGAGGATGATCGCGGGCCGTCACCAGCGCAGTCGAATGCCGCCCGAATACCGACCGTTACGGAAGAGCCCCCGAGCCCTCACAGAACTAACACAGATATACCGCCGTATCTCACGGACTTTGAGAGCTTTGCGCC TGCGCAATCTCACAGTGACATCCTCACGCAGACAGACATCAACGCTTCATGCGCATGCCTGTCGATCCTCtatcttctcctcaatcgCCTCGGTGTCCGCACCGAACTCATTGTCCCCGATGATCTCGCGACTCTGCGAAATACGTTTGAGCGCGCAACGGATGTTCTCGAATGCTCAAAGTGCCCCATGCGCTTCTCATCCGTGCTGCAAAACGCGGGCATCTTGGGCATTCTGTGCGTCTGCATTGCCGAGTCATACGTCAGGCTCATCAAAACGATTGATGCAAGGGCAATTGAAGCGACCGGCAAGGGggaaaagctcaaggtcgCGCTCAATCCTCTGGGTCAGTCACTCACCGCGGGCGACACAGTGTTGGTGCCGATTGAAGTGTCGCCCGAGCAGTGGAAGAGTCTCATGTACAATGTCGTCAAGTCGGAGATATTTGGCATTGAGAATCATCGCGACAAGTCGTTCCTCGCGTTCATTGAGCGACTTGAAGAGCGGCAGACGAGATGGCATGCCCTGCCTACAGCGCCCGACTGTCCGCCAACGTATCAGTCTGCTTGTTCGTCTTCGGATGAACTGCCGCTCTGCTTGACCATCACGAAGGCGGCGAGGAAGGTGCTTGACCCGATCGCTTCTACTCTGGAGTGA